One window of the Anomaloglossus baeobatrachus isolate aAnoBae1 chromosome 12, aAnoBae1.hap1, whole genome shotgun sequence genome contains the following:
- the LOC142257428 gene encoding protein S100-A2-like has translation MTLQDQMIAIVLTFDKYAKGDGDCSTLSQAELCDLAKKEFPALCQNQSKDELLKGIIGKMDMDGDKKVDFKEFMIFMSCLTMALKESICCQ, from the exons ATGACTCTTCAAGACCAGATGATCGCCATCGTCCTAACCTTTGATAAGTACGCCAAAGGCGATGGCGACTGCAGCACCCTCAGCCAGGCAGAGCTCTGTGACTTGGCCAAGAAAGAGTTCCCCGCACTATGT CAAAACCAGAGCAAGGACGAGTTGCTGAAGGGAATCATCGGGAAGATGGACATGGACGGAGACAAGAAGGTCGACTTCAAGGAATTTATGATCTTCATGAGCTGCCTGACCATGGCCCTGAAGGAGAGCATCTGCTGTCAGTGA